From a region of the Suncus etruscus isolate mSunEtr1 chromosome 11, mSunEtr1.pri.cur, whole genome shotgun sequence genome:
- the LOC126022596 gene encoding olfactory receptor 12-like: MKSELPRNYSEVTEFILLGFRTPPKFQILLFSMFLLIYMVTVVGNITMIIVINVDSKLQTPMYFFLKNLSYVDLCYSTVIAPKTLQNFLSNEKKISYNGCATQFFFFALFVTTEAFLLAVMAYDRLSAICFPLLYPVQMSNRACVRLVTGSYICGSINSIVQTGFTFSLRFCGENRLDHFFCDISALIKISCVDTFVNQIVLFIISALIIISSTTIILVSYAYILITVLKIPSNHGRSKTFSTCGSHIAVVSLFYGTVFFMYAQPGAISSPQQDKIVAVLYTLVIPMLNPLIYSLRNRDVKNSVKRIFYRK; this comes from the coding sequence ATGAAGAGTGAGCTTCCTAGAAATTACTCAGAAGTGACTGAGTTTATATTATTAGGATTCAGAACTCCTCCAAAGTTTCAGATCCTCTTGTTCTCAATGTTTTTGTTGATCTACATGGTTACTGTAGTGGGAAATATTACCATGATAATTGTCATTAATGTAGACTCAAAACTTCAAACACCCAtgtatttcttccttaaaaatttGTCTTATGTAGATCTCTGCTACTCCACAGTCATTGCTCCTAAGACATTACAGAACTTTTTGtctaatgaaaagaaaatttcttataaTGGCTGTGCcactcagtttttcttctttgctctGTTTGTCACAACTGAAGCCTTTCTTCTAGCAGTAATGGCATATGATCGTTTATCAGCGATTTGTTTTCCTCTCCTTTACCCTGTGCAAATGTCTAATAGAGCCTGTGTGAGACTGGTAACAGGATCTTATATCTGTGGAAGTATCAACTCCATAGTCCAAACAGGTTTCACCTTCAGTTTGCGTTTTTGTGGAGAAAACAGATTGGACCACTTCTTCTGTGATATCTCAGCATTAATCAAGATCTCATGTGTTGACACGTTTGTGAATCAGATAGTACTGTTTATTATCTCTGCTCTCATCATCATTAGTTCTACAACTATCATTTTGGTTTCCTATGCTTATATTCTCATCACAGTTCTAAAGATCCCCTCAAACCATGGCCGGAGTAAAACTTTTTCCACATGTGGTTCCCATATAGCGGTGGTGAGTTTATTCTATGGAACTGTGTTCTTCATGTATGCCCAACCTGGAGCTATCTCATCACCACAGCAAGACAAAATTGTCGCGGTGCTCTATACCCTTGTAATACCAATGTTAAATCCTCTAATATATAGTCTGAGAAATAGAGATGTAAAAAATTCTGTGAAAagaatattttacagaaaataa